From the Shewanella amazonensis SB2B genome, one window contains:
- a CDS encoding LysR substrate-binding domain-containing protein: protein MRKLPPLRALQVFEAAARHLHFSRAAEELCLTQSAVSHQVRGLEQHLGQTLFARRGRELALTPKGEQLFLAVQSALDGLDSLCRQLNEAESRELRLAVYSSFAVKWLIPRLGDFRRQHPGIKIHLEMVSGDPPLSDQVADMFICGEQHQRGFWQTLLRPERLIPVCSPALANALGEALVMPLRLDSLPLLSVDEADIGPDWARWAKSQAQTLTQAQLQSYSHVLLAIEAAIAGQGIALASDFIVEGDIAAGKLMALPWPALETGFGFHFCCRERRLKEPAMAAFAEWIQQQAAMAG, encoded by the coding sequence ATGCGTAAACTCCCTCCGCTTCGTGCACTGCAGGTTTTTGAAGCTGCGGCCCGTCATCTGCACTTTTCCCGGGCCGCTGAAGAGTTGTGCCTGACCCAAAGCGCCGTTTCACATCAGGTCAGGGGATTGGAGCAACATTTGGGGCAAACCCTGTTTGCACGACGGGGCCGCGAACTGGCGCTGACCCCCAAGGGAGAACAGCTTTTTCTGGCGGTGCAGTCGGCGCTGGATGGTCTGGATAGCCTTTGTCGCCAGTTGAATGAGGCTGAAAGCCGTGAACTTCGGCTGGCGGTGTACAGCTCCTTCGCCGTGAAGTGGTTGATACCGAGACTGGGCGACTTTCGCCGTCAGCATCCGGGGATCAAAATTCACCTCGAGATGGTCAGCGGCGACCCGCCGTTGTCGGATCAGGTGGCGGATATGTTTATCTGCGGTGAGCAGCATCAACGTGGGTTTTGGCAGACACTGCTGAGGCCTGAGCGGCTTATTCCCGTGTGCAGTCCGGCATTGGCCAATGCCCTTGGCGAAGCCCTGGTCATGCCGCTGCGACTTGACAGCCTGCCGCTGCTTTCAGTTGACGAAGCAGACATAGGACCAGACTGGGCACGCTGGGCAAAGTCACAGGCGCAAACTCTGACCCAGGCGCAGTTGCAGAGCTACAGCCATGTACTGCTGGCGATAGAAGCGGCCATTGCCGGTCAGGGCATAGCTCTGGCATCGGATTTCATTGTGGAAGGCGACATCGCCGCGGGAAAGCTGATGGCGCTACCCTGGCCGGCACTGGAAACCGGGTTTGGTTTTCACTTCTGTTGCCGGGAGCGGCGTTTGAAAGAGCCTGCAATGGCCGCCTTTGCCGAATGGATCCAGCAACAAGCCGCGATGGCCGGATAG
- a CDS encoding phosphoglycolate phosphatase — protein sequence MTLMNRIRAIAFDLDGTLVDSVPDLAAATNDTLRELNLPQCTEAEVRTWVGNGARVLMARALTHALGRDVTGSMLDDAMPLFMRHYERHLECHSRLYDGVIETLNELAAMGIRMAIVTNKPHRFTLPLLRAFGIDDHFELVLGGDSLERMKPDPLPLTHILDSWQLGRDELLMVGDSRNDILAAKAAGIASFGLTYGYNYGEDIGLSGPDAVCNTFADILTRLTATH from the coding sequence ATGACACTGATGAATCGTATCCGTGCCATTGCTTTTGATTTGGATGGCACCTTGGTTGACAGTGTGCCGGATCTCGCCGCGGCCACCAATGACACTCTTCGCGAGCTGAATTTGCCCCAGTGCACCGAAGCCGAAGTGCGGACATGGGTGGGGAATGGAGCCAGGGTCTTGATGGCTCGTGCCCTGACCCATGCACTCGGGCGCGATGTGACCGGCTCTATGCTCGACGATGCCATGCCGCTCTTTATGCGCCATTATGAACGCCATTTGGAGTGTCACAGCCGTTTGTATGATGGGGTTATCGAGACACTCAACGAGCTTGCTGCCATGGGGATCCGCATGGCTATCGTTACCAATAAACCCCACAGATTCACCCTGCCATTGCTCAGGGCGTTTGGCATCGATGACCATTTTGAGCTGGTGCTCGGTGGTGATTCGCTGGAACGAATGAAACCTGATCCCCTGCCGTTGACTCACATTTTGGACAGCTGGCAGCTCGGCCGTGACGAACTCCTGATGGTGGGCGACAGCCGCAACGATATACTGGCCGCCAAAGCGGCTGGAATTGCATCCTTTGGCTTGACCTACGGCTACAACTACGGTGAAGATATTGGGCTTTCTGGCCCAGACGCCGTATGTAACACCTTTGCAGATATCTTGACTCGCCTGACGGCGACACACTAA
- the trpS gene encoding tryptophan--tRNA ligase has product MTKPIVLSGAQPSGELTIGNYMGALRQWVAMQDSHDCLYCVVDLHAITVRQDPKALREACLDTLALYLACGVDPKKSTVFIQSQVPQHTQLGWVLNCYTQMGELSRMTQFKDKSQKHANNINVGLFGYPVLMAADILIYQANQIPVGQDQKQHLELTRDIAIRFNNAYGDTFTVPEPFIPPVGAKVMSLQDPTKKMSKSDDNRNNVIGLLEDPKAVLKKLKKAMTDSDEPPVVRFDVDNKPGVSNLLSLMSGVTGQSIASLEADFEGKMYGHLKVACGEAVVGMLEPLQERYRQFREDRAYLDTVMRDGAEKAQARAEVTLKQVYEKIGLLV; this is encoded by the coding sequence ATGACTAAACCCATCGTTCTCAGCGGCGCGCAGCCATCAGGCGAGTTGACCATAGGCAACTACATGGGTGCACTGCGTCAGTGGGTGGCGATGCAGGACAGTCATGATTGTCTTTATTGTGTGGTGGATTTGCATGCCATTACCGTGCGCCAGGATCCCAAGGCCCTGCGTGAGGCTTGCCTTGACACTCTGGCGCTCTACTTGGCCTGTGGTGTTGACCCGAAAAAGAGCACTGTGTTTATCCAGTCTCAGGTGCCACAGCATACTCAGCTTGGCTGGGTGCTCAACTGCTACACCCAGATGGGTGAGCTGTCGCGCATGACTCAGTTTAAAGACAAGTCACAAAAGCATGCCAACAATATCAACGTTGGCCTGTTTGGCTACCCTGTACTGATGGCAGCAGACATTCTTATCTATCAGGCCAATCAAATTCCCGTTGGTCAGGATCAGAAACAGCACCTTGAGCTGACCCGCGATATCGCGATTCGTTTCAACAACGCCTATGGCGACACCTTTACCGTGCCAGAGCCTTTCATCCCACCCGTGGGTGCCAAGGTGATGTCACTGCAGGACCCGACCAAGAAGATGTCCAAGTCAGATGACAATCGCAATAACGTGATTGGTCTGTTGGAAGATCCCAAGGCGGTATTGAAAAAGCTCAAGAAGGCCATGACCGACAGTGATGAGCCGCCTGTGGTACGTTTCGATGTAGACAACAAACCCGGCGTGTCCAACCTGCTTAGCCTGATGTCTGGTGTGACAGGGCAGAGCATCGCTTCGCTGGAAGCCGATTTCGAAGGCAAGATGTACGGCCATCTTAAGGTAGCCTGTGGCGAAGCCGTTGTTGGCATGCTGGAGCCGCTGCAGGAGCGATATCGTCAATTCCGTGAAGACAGGGCTTACCTGGATACAGTTATGCGTGACGGCGCCGAGAAGGCCCAGGCGCGTGCCGAAGTAACCCTGAAACAGGTATACGAAAAAATCGGCCTCTTGGTATAA
- a CDS encoding DMT family transporter, giving the protein MQRAVLAGLLLLLVGNVFSALYDVSVKWLPEDANAGSFLLLRQLTSGLMLLPLWWLAGRPQTQHLPIHLWRASVGVVGALFLILGLMALPLATVSSLFYSAPLIIMLLGWWLLGERVSAGQWLCAILGFGGILLILAPTQIGWSGLMVLGAAVTFSVCQLLLRKLPATESPVVTILLYNLLGLPIALIFAAFNNFAGFSWALLGVALASNLFLMAYHWFCVLAYRRARAADIAIGEYSGLLFIVALGWWWFDEWPGEHVWWGAALVVLPSLISPLIAHLWQAISDVEVIR; this is encoded by the coding sequence GTGCAAAGAGCTGTACTGGCCGGGTTGTTGTTGTTGCTGGTGGGTAATGTGTTCAGCGCCCTGTACGATGTGTCTGTGAAGTGGCTGCCCGAAGATGCCAACGCCGGCAGCTTCTTGCTTCTCAGACAACTAACCTCCGGCCTGATGCTGTTGCCACTGTGGTGGCTGGCGGGCCGTCCTCAAACGCAACATTTACCAATCCACCTTTGGCGCGCCAGTGTTGGTGTTGTTGGCGCGCTTTTTTTAATTCTGGGGCTGATGGCCTTGCCACTGGCGACCGTCAGTTCGCTGTTCTATTCCGCCCCTCTTATCATCATGTTGCTTGGATGGTGGTTGCTGGGTGAGCGTGTGAGTGCAGGCCAGTGGCTGTGCGCCATCCTGGGATTTGGTGGGATCTTGCTGATCCTGGCGCCCACCCAAATTGGCTGGTCAGGACTGATGGTGCTTGGCGCTGCCGTCACTTTCTCTGTGTGTCAGCTGCTGCTTCGAAAGCTGCCCGCCACCGAAAGCCCTGTTGTAACCATATTGCTTTATAACCTGCTGGGCTTGCCGATTGCGCTTATCTTTGCCGCTTTCAATAACTTTGCCGGATTCAGCTGGGCATTACTCGGCGTGGCATTGGCGAGCAACCTGTTCTTAATGGCGTATCATTGGTTTTGTGTGCTGGCCTATCGCAGGGCGAGGGCGGCAGATATTGCCATTGGCGAGTACAGCGGCCTCTTGTTTATCGTGGCGCTGGGATGGTGGTGGTTCGATGAGTGGCCGGGGGAGCATGTGTGGTGGGGAGCCGCATTGGTGGTGCTGCCATCGCTGATTTCACCACTGATAGCCCACCTGTGGCAGGCTATCAGTGACGTTGAGGTTATTCGATGA
- a CDS encoding BON domain-containing protein, producing MIRLLLTALACITLTGCAGAVMVGAVGGAVMANDERSIATQLDDTNADFVISSALMKDEELKAKTNITAVVMNGNVLMIGQAPNSTLRDKAVKVVQDLKLGGKIHNQIRIGNPTSFTTRSNDTWITTKVKGRMLNEKTLDITRVKVVTENGEVFLLGLIPRSQAELAVEVARNTAGVRKVIKVFELIE from the coding sequence ATGATACGACTGCTGCTGACCGCACTTGCCTGTATCACACTGACCGGCTGCGCCGGTGCCGTGATGGTAGGCGCCGTCGGTGGCGCCGTGATGGCCAATGACGAGCGCTCTATTGCGACCCAATTGGACGACACCAACGCCGACTTTGTGATTTCAAGCGCCTTGATGAAAGATGAGGAGCTGAAGGCCAAAACCAATATCACTGCCGTGGTCATGAATGGCAACGTGCTGATGATTGGTCAGGCGCCCAATTCCACCCTAAGGGATAAAGCGGTGAAAGTGGTCCAGGACCTCAAGCTAGGGGGCAAAATCCACAACCAAATCCGCATCGGCAATCCCACCTCATTCACCACCCGCAGCAACGACACCTGGATAACCACCAAGGTGAAGGGGCGGATGCTGAATGAGAAGACCCTGGATATCACCCGGGTCAAGGTGGTCACCGAGAACGGTGAAGTCTTTCTGCTGGGACTGATTCCACGCTCTCAGGCTGAATTGGCGGTAGAAGTGGCCCGTAACACAGCCGGTGTGCGTAAAGTCATTAAGGTTTTCGAGCTCATCGAATAA